Proteins encoded by one window of Cylindrospermum stagnale PCC 7417:
- the gyrB gene encoding DNA topoisomerase (ATP-hydrolyzing) subunit B: MTSSYSADQIQVLEGLEAVRKRPGMYIGTTGPRGLHHLVYEVVDNSVDEALAGHCTHVEVDINADGSVTVTDDGRGIPTDIHPKTGKSALETVLTVLHAGGKFGGGGYKVSGGLHGVGISVVNALSEFVEVTVWREKKVFTQRYERGAAVTELQAKSYKEARTGTSVTFKPDTQIFTTSIEFDYITLSGRLRELAYLNAGVKITFTDHRLELLKSDTAKVETYEYKGGIKEYIAYMNREKLPLHEEIIYVQGERNNVQIEVSLQWCTDAYTDNVLGFANNIRTVDGGTHLEGLKAVLTRTLNAIARKRNKIKENEPNLSGEHVREGLTAVISVKVPDPEFEGQTKTKLGNTEVRGIVDSLVGEVLTEYLEFRPGVADSILDKAIQAFKAAEAARHARELVRRKSVLESSPLPGKLADCSTRDPSESEIYIVEGDSAGGSAKQGRDRRTQAILPLRGKILNIEKTDDAKIYKNNEIQALITALGLGVKGDEFDAAQLRYHRIVIMTDADVDGAHIRTLLLTFFYRYQRALIEQGFIYIACPPLFKVERGRSDPKYCYSDRELQQHIATFPSNANYNIQRFKGLGEMMPAQLWTTTMNPETRTLKQVEIEDAAEADRIFTILMGDRVAPRREFIETYGSKLNLTDLDI; encoded by the coding sequence ATGACGAGCAGTTACAGTGCCGATCAGATTCAAGTTCTGGAAGGTCTGGAAGCCGTCCGTAAACGACCAGGGATGTACATCGGTACCACAGGGCCCCGAGGACTCCACCATTTAGTTTACGAGGTGGTGGACAACTCTGTTGATGAGGCTTTAGCCGGTCATTGTACCCATGTGGAGGTGGATATCAACGCCGATGGTTCCGTGACTGTAACAGATGATGGTCGGGGTATTCCTACCGACATTCACCCAAAAACCGGAAAATCGGCTTTAGAAACTGTGTTGACCGTATTGCACGCCGGTGGTAAGTTTGGCGGCGGCGGCTACAAAGTGTCTGGAGGATTGCACGGGGTGGGGATTTCCGTTGTTAATGCTTTGTCTGAGTTCGTGGAAGTTACGGTTTGGCGAGAAAAAAAGGTATTTACCCAGCGTTATGAACGGGGTGCAGCTGTAACTGAACTGCAAGCAAAGTCTTACAAAGAAGCCAGAACGGGAACTTCAGTCACCTTCAAGCCAGACACGCAAATCTTTACCACCAGTATCGAATTTGATTACATCACTTTATCAGGTCGCTTGCGGGAGTTAGCATATCTCAATGCAGGCGTCAAAATTACCTTTACCGACCATCGTCTAGAATTACTAAAAAGCGATACAGCTAAAGTAGAAACCTACGAATACAAAGGCGGTATTAAAGAATATATTGCCTACATGAATCGTGAGAAACTACCCCTACATGAAGAAATTATTTATGTGCAGGGGGAACGTAACAACGTTCAAATCGAAGTTTCCTTGCAGTGGTGTACTGATGCTTACACAGACAATGTGCTGGGCTTTGCCAATAATATTCGCACCGTTGATGGTGGTACGCACTTAGAGGGTTTAAAAGCGGTTTTGACTCGCACCTTAAATGCGATCGCCCGCAAGCGCAATAAAATCAAAGAAAATGAACCTAACCTCAGCGGTGAACACGTCCGCGAAGGTTTAACAGCAGTCATTTCCGTCAAAGTCCCCGATCCTGAATTTGAAGGACAAACCAAAACCAAACTCGGTAACACCGAAGTCCGGGGGATTGTCGATTCTCTGGTGGGAGAAGTCCTCACCGAATATCTAGAATTTCGCCCTGGTGTTGCTGATTCTATTTTAGATAAAGCGATTCAAGCCTTTAAGGCCGCAGAAGCAGCCCGTCATGCGCGGGAGTTGGTGCGGCGGAAATCGGTGCTAGAATCTTCCCCATTACCTGGTAAATTGGCAGATTGCAGTACTCGTGACCCTAGCGAATCGGAAATCTACATTGTGGAAGGGGATTCAGCGGGTGGGAGTGCGAAACAAGGACGCGATCGCCGCACGCAAGCAATTCTCCCCCTGCGCGGTAAAATTCTCAACATCGAGAAAACCGACGACGCCAAAATCTACAAAAACAACGAAATTCAAGCTTTAATTACAGCCCTCGGTTTAGGAGTTAAGGGTGATGAATTTGACGCTGCCCAACTGCGTTATCACCGCATAGTCATCATGACTGACGCTGACGTAGACGGGGCGCACATCCGTACACTCCTGTTAACTTTCTTTTATCGCTATCAACGAGCACTGATCGAACAAGGCTTCATTTACATTGCTTGTCCGCCACTATTTAAAGTAGAACGAGGACGCAGTGATCCAAAGTATTGTTATAGCGATCGCGAACTGCAACAGCACATCGCCACATTTCCCAGCAACGCCAACTACAACATCCAGCGCTTTAAAGGCTTGGGTGAAATGATGCCAGCCCAACTCTGGACAACTACAATGAACCCAGAAACCCGCACCCTCAAACAAGTAGAAATTGAGGATGCAGCTGAAGCCGATCGCATCTTCACAATTTTAATGGGCGATCGAGTCGCACCCAGACGTGAATTCATTGAAACCTACGGTTCTAAACTCAACCTCACAGATCTAGATATCTAA